The proteins below are encoded in one region of Erinaceus europaeus chromosome 15, mEriEur2.1, whole genome shotgun sequence:
- the CORO1A gene encoding coronin-1A — protein sequence MSRQVVRSSKFRHVFGQPAKADQCYEDVRVSQTTWDSGFCAVNPKFVALICEASGGGAFLVLPLGKTGRVDKNVPTVCGHTAPVLDIAWCPHNDNVIASGSEDCTVMVWEIHDGGLVLPLREPVVTLEGHTKRVGIVAWHPTAQNVLLSAGCDNVILVWDVGTGAAMLTLGSDVHPDTIYSVDWSRDGSLICTSCRDKRVRIIEPRKGTIVAEKDRPHEGTRPVRAVFVSDGKILTTGFSRMSERQVALWDTKHLEEPLSLQELDTSSGVLLPFFDPDTNIVYLCGKGDSSIRYFEITSEAPFLHYLSMFSSKESQRGMGYMPKRGLEVNKCEIARFYKLHERKCEPIAMTVPRKSDLFQEDLYPPTAGPDAALTAEEWLGGRDAGPLLISLKDGYVPSKSRELRVNRGLDTGRRKTAQEASGTANSNAVSRLEEEMRKLQATVQELQKRLETLEEIVQAK from the exons ATGAGCCGGCAGGTGGTGCGTTCCAGCAAATTCCGCCATGTGTTTGGCCAGCCAGCCAAGGCTGACCAGTGCTATGAGGATGTGCGGGTGTCACAGACCACCTGGGACAGTGGCTTCTGTGCCGTCAACCCCAAGTTTGTGGCCCTGATCTGTGAGGCCAGTGGGGGAGGTGCCTTCCTGGTGCTGCCTCTGGGCAAG ACGGGACGAGTGGACAAGAATGTGCCCACGGTGTGCGGCCACACAGCCCCTGTGCTGGACATTGCCTGGTGCCCACACAATGACAACGTCATCGCCAGTGGGTCAGAGGACTGCACAGTCATG GTGTGGGAGATCCACGATGGGGGCTTGGTGCTGCCCCTGCGGGAGCCCGTGGTCACCCTGGAGGGTCACACCAAGCGCGTGGGCATCGTGGCTTGGCACCCCACAGCGCAGAACGTGCTTCTCAGTGCAG GCTGTGACAACGTGATCCTGGTGTGGGACGTGGGCACCGGGGCTGCCATGCTGACGCTGGGCTCCGATGTGCACCCTGACACCATCTACAGCGTGGACTGGAGCCGCGATGGCAGCCTCATCTGCACCTCCTGCCGGGACAAGCGCGTCCGCATCATCGAGCCCCGCAAAGGGACCATCGTGGCT GAGAAGGACCGCCCCCATGAGGGGACCCGGCCTGTGCGGGCCGTGTTCGTGTCGGATGGAAAGATTCTCACCACTGGCTTCAGCCGTATGAGCGAGCGGCAGGTGGCGCTGTGGGACACG AAGCACCTAGAGGAGCCGCTATCCCTGCAGGAGCTGGACACGAGCAGCGGTGTCCTGCTGCCCTTCTTCGACCCCGACACCAACATCGTCTACCTCTGTGGCAAG GGAGACAGCTCCATCCGCTACTTCGAGATCACGTCGGAGGCCCCGTTCCTGCACTATCTTTCCATGTTCAGCTCCAAGGAGTCCCAGCGCGGCATGGGCTATATGCCCAAACGTGGCCTGGAGGTGAACAAGTGTGAGATCGCCAG GTTCTACAAGCTGCATGAGCGGAAGTGTGAGCCCATTGCCATGACGGTGCCCAGGAAG TCGGACCTATTCCAGGAAGACCTATACCCACCCACGGCCGGCCCTGATGCTGCCCTCACAGCTGAGGAGTGGCTGGGGGGTCGGGACGCGGGGCCCCTTCTGATTTCCCTCAAAGATGGCTATGTGCCCTCCAAGAGCCGGGAACTGAGGGTCAACCGGGGCTTGGACACGGGGCGCAGGAAGACGGCACAAGAAGCCAGTGGCACTGCCAACTCG AATGCTGTGTCCCGACTGGAGGAGGAGATGAGGAAGCTCCAGGCCACCGTGCAGGAGCTACAGAAGCGCTTGGAGACGCTGGAGGAGATAGTCCAGGCCAAGTAG